In Quercus robur chromosome 10, dhQueRobu3.1, whole genome shotgun sequence, a genomic segment contains:
- the LOC126704156 gene encoding uncharacterized protein LOC126704156, with protein MSRRRYSISDHINFLIWQQSHPSSNNQPPSQTTSNCLDEFPIEFHMRRVVKVENYIGYHPLPLVSYEQTFHDTKSVRLPKNQVMLHDNDGILLMSSVLRDLDIPARNHGPVLQKIASVASSAGRSRMPIVVNLLRTVKHVIKVDRIDDLEFSFHEDDVADDMIVLDSMETYEPKLIPATNSSIQALEKVKFQQGLMNSVQECTICMEGFQTGLEVTRMPCSHVYHEGCIVKWLKTSHFCPLCRYPMPHDC; from the coding sequence ATGTCTCGACGCAGATATAGCATCTCCGACCATATTAATTTCTTGATATGGCAGCAAAGTCATCCCAGCAGCAATAACCAGCCACCATCTCAGACAACATCAAACTGTTTAGATGAATTCCCCATCGAATTTCACATGCGTAGAGTAGTGAAAGTGGAGAACTACATCGGCTATCATCCCTTACCACTGGTTTCCTACGAACAAACATTTCATGACACAAAATCCGTCAGGCTCCCCAAAAATCAAGTGATGTTGCATGACAATGATGGCATTCTTTTAATGTCGTCTGTGCTTAGAGACTTGGACATCCCAGCGAGAAATCATGGTCCTGTGTTACAAAAAATAGCAAGTGTTGCTTCATCGGCTGGGAGATCAAGGATGCCAATTGTTGTGAATTTATTGCGCACGGTGAAACATGTAATAAAGGTAGACAGGATTGATGATTTGGAGTTTTCATTTCATGAGGATGATGTGGCCGATGATATGATAGTTTTGGACTCCATGGAGACTTATGAGCCTAAGCTCATTCCAGCGACTAATTCTTCCATTCAGGCTTTGGAGAAGGTTAAGTTTCAACAAGGGTTGATGAACTCGGTACAAGAATGTACCATCTGCATGGAAGGGTTTCAGACTGGTTTGGAAGTCACTCGCATGCCGTGTTCACATGTCTATCACGAAGGTTGTATTGTCAAGTGGTTGAAGACGAGTCACTTCTGCCCCTTATGCCGATATCCAATGCCACACGACTGTTAA